The sequence CGTTCATGTTGGCGTTCGGTGCGTCGGATGGATGCAAGGGCGAATAAGGACAGGATAGGGAAAATACGCACTCATTCTGCGTCACGGTCTCCTTGACTTCAAAAAGTCCGTATATAAATAATAATTTCGCCAGTGAACATATGGCAACGGTCCGCACGCCGGGCCGATAAACGTCGGAGGAAACAGGAGACAGGCATGACGTGGATCAATCGCGGGCGAGCATTCGCCGGATGCGTCGCGCTGGCGGGTGCGCTCGCCGCCGCGCCGGCGGGCGCGGACACGGGCAAGGTCGGGCTCGACCTGCCTTTGCTGACCTCGCCGTTCTGGCAGTCGTACAACCGCTACCTGCTGCATTACGCGAAGGACATGCAGATCGATGCGCTCGCGCCCGTCAATTCGAACGGCGATCCCGCGCAGCAGATCACGGACATGAACACCCTGCTGAATCTCGGCGCGAAGGGCATCGTCGTCGGCCCGCTCGATTCGGCGGCGATCGGCCGCGCGCTCGATGCGGCGGCCGCGCGCAACGTGCCCGTCGTCGCCGTCGACGTCGCGCCGACGCAGGGCAAGGTCGCGATGGTCGTGCGCGCCGACAATCGCGCGTACGGCGAGAAGGCGTGCCAGTATCTCGGCGAGCACGTGCGCCGCGGCAAGGTCGTGCAGATCATGGGCGATCTCGCGTCGGTGAACGGCCGCGATCGCTCGGAGGCGTTCCGCGCATGCATGAAGGGCTATCCGAACCTGCAGGTGCTCGAGATTCCGGCCGCCTGGAAGGGCGACGTCGCCGCGACCGCGCTCGACAGCCTGCTGAGCGCGAATCCGGACGTGAAGGGCATCTACCTGCAGGCGGGCGGCGTCTATCTGTCGCCGACGCTGCAAACGCTGCGCCGCAAGCAGATGCTGTATCCGGCGGGTGACGCGAAGCACGTCGCGATCGTCAGCAACGACGGCATCCCGCAGGAATACGAAGCGATCCGCCGCGGCGACATCGACGCCACCGTGTCGCAACCGGCCGATCTGTACGCGCGCTACGGGCTTTTCTACATCAAGGCGGCGCTCGCCGGCCGAACCTTCAAGCCGGGGCCGACCGATCACGGCAGCGTGATCGTGCAGCGCGCGCCCGGCGTGCTCGAGGATCAGTTGCCGGCACCGCTCGTGACGAAGGCGAACGTCGACGACAAGGGCCTGTGGGGCAACACGATCAAATGAACGCGATCGCCGCCGTCACCGCGCGCGCCTGCACCGACGCCGGCGCGCCCGTCGTCGAGGCGCGCGCGCTCACGAAGCGCTTCGGCCCGCACATCGCGCTCGCGGACGTCGACCTGTGCGTGCGGGCGGGCGAGTCGCACGCGCTCGTCGGCCGCAACGGCGCGGGCAAGTCGACGCTCGTGTCGATCCTCACCGGGCTGCGCAAGCCGGACGCGGGCGTCGTGCGCTTCGCCGGCGAGGCGGCGCCGCCGCTCGCCGATCGCGACGGCTGGCGCGCGCGCGTCGCATGCGTGTACCAGCATTCGACGATCATCCGCGAGCTGACCGTCGCCGAGAACCTGTTCATCAACCGGCAGCCGACGAAGCGCGGCGCGATCGACTGGCGCGCGCTGCGGCGCGACGCGCGCGCGCTGCTCGAGCACTGGCGCATCGACGTCAGCGAGAACGCGCGCGCGGGCGACCTGACGGTGGAGGCGCGCCAGCTCGTCGAGATCGCGCGGGCGCTGTCTTACGGCGCGCGCTTCATCGTCCTCGACGAGCCGACCGCGCAGTTGGACGGCGACGAGATCAAGCGGCTGTTCGCGCGAATTCGCGAGCTACAGCGCGACGGCGTGACGTTTCTGTTCATCTCGCATCACCTGCAGGAGGTGTACGACATCTGCCAGGCGGTGACGGTGTTGCGCGACGCGCGGCGCATCGTCAGCGCGCCCGTCGCGGCGCTGCCGCACGACGCGCTGATCGAGGCGATGACCGGCGAGCGCGGCGCTCTCGCGGTGGCCGACGCCGCGCGGCGCGCGCCGCCGCCGGACGACGCGCCGCGCGTGCTCGAAGTCGACGGTCTCGCGGGCGACGATTACGAGCGCGTGTCGTTTTGCGTGCGGCGCGGCGAGGTGGTCGGGCTCGCCGGCGCGACGAGCAGCGGCCGCACGAGCGTCGCGGAGGCGGTGGCCGGCTTGCGCGCGCCGCGCGCGGGCGCGGTCCGCGTCGACGGCGCCGCGCTGCCGCCCGCCGACGTGAGCGCCGCGCTCGCGCGCGGCGTCGGCTGCGTGCCGAAGGATCGCCATCGCGAAGGGCTCGTGCTCGGCGAATCGGTGGCGGAGAACGCATCGATGACGATCGCGGGCGCGCTCGGGCGCCTGGGGCGCTTCGGGCTCGTGCCGCCCGCGAGAAAGCACGCGTTCGGCGCGCGGATGATCGACGCGCTCGGCATCGTCGCGCAGGGGCCGCGGCAGCCGGTGTCGGGCCTGTCGGGCGGCAATCAGCAGAAGGTGGTGATGGCGCGCGCGCTCGCGAACGATCCGCGCGTGCTCGTGCTGATCGATCCGACCGCGGGCGTCGACGTGAAATCGAAAGAGGCGCTGCTCGCCGTCGTCGAGCGGGTACGCGGCGGCGGCGCGGCGGTGCTCGTCGCCTCGGGCGAGCTCGACGATCTGCGCACCTGCGACCGCGTGCTCGTGATGTTCCGCGGGCGCATCGTCGCCGAATTTCAGGCCGGCTGGCAGGACAACGAACTGATTGCATCCATCGAAGGAGTCGACGCCCATGAAGTCTAGCCTGACGAGTCCCGCGCTGCCGCCGGGGCCGGCGCGCGTCGTCGCGCGCAAGCCGTTCGAGATCGCGCGGCTGCGCGATCTCGCGTTGCTGCCCGCGCTCGTGCTGCTGATCGCGATCGGCGCGTTCGTGAGCCCGAGCTTTCTGACGAAGGCGAACCTGATCAGCGTGCTCGGCGCGTCGGCCGCGCTCGCGCTCGTCGTGCTCGCCGAATCGCTGATCGTGCTGACGGGCAAGTTCGATCTGTCGCTCGAATCGACGGTCGGCATCGCGCCCGCGATCGGCGCGATGCTCGTGATGCCGGCATCGTCCGCCGGCTTCGGCTGGCAGTGGCCCGCCGCCGCGGGGCTGGCCGCGATCGTCGCGATCGGCGCGCTGATCGGCTTCGTCAACGGTTTTCTCGTCGTGCGGATGCGGCTGAACGCGTTCATCGTCACGCTCGCGATGCTGATCGTGCTGCGTGGGATGCTCGTCGGCGCGACGAAGGGCGGCACGCTGTTCGACATGCCGCCGGCGTTCTTCGCGCTCGCGACGACGGGCGTGTTCGGCCTGCCGCTGTCGGTATGGCTCGCGGCGGCCGTGTTCGGCTGGGCGGCGTTCATGCTGCGCTATCACCGCCTCGGCCGCGCGCTGTATGCGATCGGCGGCAACGATCAGGCCGCGCGCGCGGCGGGGATTCGCGTCGAACGGATCACGTGGGGCGTGTTCGTGCTCGGCAGCACGCTCGCGTCGATCGGCGGCCTCGTCGTCACGGGCTACGTCGGCGCGATCAACGCGAATCAGGGCAACGGGATGATCTTCACGGTGTTCGCGGCCGCGGTGATCGGCGGCATCTCGCTCGACGGCGGCAAGGGAACGATGCTCGGCGCGCTGACGGGCGTGCTGCTGCTCGGCGTCGTGCAGAACCTGCTCACGCTCGCGCAGGTGCCGTCGTTCTGGATTCAGGCGATCTACGGCGTGATCATTCTCGGCGCGCTGATGGTCGCGCGCGTCGCGGGCGGCGAGGGGCCGGCATGAGCGCGCCCGCCATCGACGCGCGGCTGCTGCTGCTCTCGCCCGCCGACAATTGCCTGATCGCCGCGACGCGCCTGTGCGCGGGGCAAGCAGTGACGATCGACGGCGAGCGCGTCGTGCTCGCGCAGACGGTCGAGCTCGGCCACAAGATCGCGCGCGCGCCGCTCGCCGCGAACGACAAGGTGCTGCGCTACGGCGCGCCGATCGGCCACGTGACACGCGAGGTCGCGCGCGGCGAGCACCTGCACACGCACAATCTCGTGAGCGATTACCTGCCGACGTACACGCGCGACGCGGGCCGCGCGTTCGTCGCGCATTGATGCGCACGCAACCGTTTATTCAGGTGAACCCTTCATGTCCATGACAGTTTCGACGCCGGCTTCTCCGGAGCTTTCCGCCGACGGCGTGCGCCGCGTGCTGCTCGCGGGCTATGCGCGCAGCGACGGGCGCAAGGGCATTCGCAATGTCGTCGCGGTGGCGTATCTCGTCGAATGCGCGCATCACGTCGCGCGCGAGATCGTCGCGCAGTTCCGCGCGCCGCCGCGCCTCGGCGACGCGGCGCCCGCCGCCGAGGCGCCGCCCGTGCACCTGATCGGCTTTCCCGGCTGCTACCCGAACGGTTACGCGGAAAAAATGATCGAGCGGCTCGCGACGCATCCGAACGTCGGTGCGGTGCTGTTCGTGTCGCTCGGCTGCGAGAGCATGAACAAGCACTACCTCGTCGACGCGGTGCGCGCGAGCGGCCGCCCGGCCGAGGTGCTGACGATCCAGGAGGCGGGCGGCACGCTGAATACGATCGGCGCGGGCGTCGATTGGGTGCGCGATGCGCGCGCCACGCTCGCGAGGCAGGCGAAGGTGCCGATGGGCGTGGGCGAACTGATCGTCGGCACGATCTGCGGCGGCTCGGACGGCACGAGCGGAATCACCGCGAATCCGGCCGTCGGCCGCGCGTTCGATCTGCTCGTCGAGCAGGGCGCGGCGTGCCTGTTCGAGGAAACGGGCGAGCTCGTCGGCTGCGAATATCACATGCAGAGCCGCGCCGCGCGCCCCGAGCTCGGCCGCGAGATCGTCGCGTGCGTGAAGAAGGCGGAGCGCTATTACTCGATCCTCGGGCACGGCAGCTTCGCCGTCGGCAACGCGGACGGCGGGCTCACGACGCAGGAGGAGAAATCGCTCGGCGCGTATGCGAAGAGCGGCGCATCGCCGATCGTCGGCATCGTGAAGCCGGGCGACGTGCCGCCGACGCCGGGCCTCTATCTGCTCGACGTCGTGCCGGACGGCGAGCCGCGTTTCGGATTCCCGAACATCAGCGACAACGCGGAGATCGCCGAGCTGATCGCGTGCGGCGCGCACGTGATCCTGTTCACGACGGGCCGCGGCTCGGTGGTGGGCTCCGCGCTCGCGCCCGTCGTCAAGGTGTGCGCGAATCCGGCGACATACCGCAAGCTCGAAGGCGACATGGACGTGGACGCGGGCCGCATTCTCGAAGGCCGCGCGACGCTCGATGAAGTCGGCCGCGAGATTTTCGCGAAGACGCTCGCCGTCGCGAGCGGCGCGGCGTCGAAATCCGAGGCGCTCGGTCACCAGGAGTTCATCCTGACGTACAAGGCGTTCGAGCCGCTCGGGCCCGCGTGCCTGCCTGTCGCGGGGCCGCTGCGCGCGGTGCGCCCGGCATGAGCGCGCGGGCGCGGCGGACGGCGGCGACGGTGGCCGGCGTCTTCGATATTGGGCGATCGGCGCGGCGCGCGTGTTGCGTGAGCGCGGGCGCGGGCGGACGATCGCGCGACGGGTTCGGCGATCTCCGCGCGCCCGGCAGGCGCGGCATGCCGCGCGACGGGGCGGCCGCGCGTCGGGCGCCCGGTGCCGCTCCCGTCTGCCGCATGGGCGACGACGCGATCGGCGCGCCGACGCGGGCAAAGGCGGCGCGACCGACCGGGCGGAGTCGCCGATGACCCGCACCGTCGACGC is a genomic window of Burkholderia mallei ATCC 23344 containing:
- a CDS encoding sugar ABC transporter substrate-binding protein, with product MTWINRGRAFAGCVALAGALAAAPAGADTGKVGLDLPLLTSPFWQSYNRYLLHYAKDMQIDALAPVNSNGDPAQQITDMNTLLNLGAKGIVVGPLDSAAIGRALDAAAARNVPVVAVDVAPTQGKVAMVVRADNRAYGEKACQYLGEHVRRGKVVQIMGDLASVNGRDRSEAFRACMKGYPNLQVLEIPAAWKGDVAATALDSLLSANPDVKGIYLQAGGVYLSPTLQTLRRKQMLYPAGDAKHVAIVSNDGIPQEYEAIRRGDIDATVSQPADLYARYGLFYIKAALAGRTFKPGPTDHGSVIVQRAPGVLEDQLPAPLVTKANVDDKGLWGNTIK
- a CDS encoding sugar ABC transporter ATP-binding protein; amino-acid sequence: MNAIAAVTARACTDAGAPVVEARALTKRFGPHIALADVDLCVRAGESHALVGRNGAGKSTLVSILTGLRKPDAGVVRFAGEAAPPLADRDGWRARVACVYQHSTIIRELTVAENLFINRQPTKRGAIDWRALRRDARALLEHWRIDVSENARAGDLTVEARQLVEIARALSYGARFIVLDEPTAQLDGDEIKRLFARIRELQRDGVTFLFISHHLQEVYDICQAVTVLRDARRIVSAPVAALPHDALIEAMTGERGALAVADAARRAPPPDDAPRVLEVDGLAGDDYERVSFCVRRGEVVGLAGATSSGRTSVAEAVAGLRAPRAGAVRVDGAALPPADVSAALARGVGCVPKDRHREGLVLGESVAENASMTIAGALGRLGRFGLVPPARKHAFGARMIDALGIVAQGPRQPVSGLSGGNQQKVVMARALANDPRVLVLIDPTAGVDVKSKEALLAVVERVRGGGAAVLVASGELDDLRTCDRVLVMFRGRIVAEFQAGWQDNELIASIEGVDAHEV
- a CDS encoding ABC transporter permease, which encodes MKSSLTSPALPPGPARVVARKPFEIARLRDLALLPALVLLIAIGAFVSPSFLTKANLISVLGASAALALVVLAESLIVLTGKFDLSLESTVGIAPAIGAMLVMPASSAGFGWQWPAAAGLAAIVAIGALIGFVNGFLVVRMRLNAFIVTLAMLIVLRGMLVGATKGGTLFDMPPAFFALATTGVFGLPLSVWLAAAVFGWAAFMLRYHRLGRALYAIGGNDQAARAAGIRVERITWGVFVLGSTLASIGGLVVTGYVGAINANQGNGMIFTVFAAAVIGGISLDGGKGTMLGALTGVLLLGVVQNLLTLAQVPSFWIQAIYGVIILGALMVARVAGGEGPA
- a CDS encoding UxaA family hydrolase; amino-acid sequence: MSAPAIDARLLLLSPADNCLIAATRLCAGQAVTIDGERVVLAQTVELGHKIARAPLAANDKVLRYGAPIGHVTREVARGEHLHTHNLVSDYLPTYTRDAGRAFVAH
- a CDS encoding UxaA family hydrolase; the encoded protein is MSMTVSTPASPELSADGVRRVLLAGYARSDGRKGIRNVVAVAYLVECAHHVAREIVAQFRAPPRLGDAAPAAEAPPVHLIGFPGCYPNGYAEKMIERLATHPNVGAVLFVSLGCESMNKHYLVDAVRASGRPAEVLTIQEAGGTLNTIGAGVDWVRDARATLARQAKVPMGVGELIVGTICGGSDGTSGITANPAVGRAFDLLVEQGAACLFEETGELVGCEYHMQSRAARPELGREIVACVKKAERYYSILGHGSFAVGNADGGLTTQEEKSLGAYAKSGASPIVGIVKPGDVPPTPGLYLLDVVPDGEPRFGFPNISDNAEIAELIACGAHVILFTTGRGSVVGSALAPVVKVCANPATYRKLEGDMDVDAGRILEGRATLDEVGREIFAKTLAVASGAASKSEALGHQEFILTYKAFEPLGPACLPVAGPLRAVRPA